The following are from one region of the Megachile rotundata isolate GNS110a chromosome 15, iyMegRotu1, whole genome shotgun sequence genome:
- the Set8 gene encoding SET domain containing 8 isoform X1: MIIKHSICQLCLYNLIIMYRCWIWMSNGGISGIRKQRTQKEQMKSMICTRATIKSTQCNNINSPMKKEAKLSNSIDIKTDNLDETRRATECKSPVHIGSYFYASITDVKNKTSIVDIKERFYAEEQINLQNDIRTDVGHFRTDETPVAVPIHSPSTPHRINMPNNQLEDTDEGNGNNSKHNKPINQAPEVNSVQQAFKKPANRGRRKLNSNQTIGQRSTNSSNDKNTNHKLTDYYPVRRSIRKSKKAVLEEKQRDMENKVLCQVEEGLEVRHFAGKGRGVVTTREFMKGEFVVEYIGELIDQVTAKKREKIYAQDQNTGCYMYYFQHRNHQYCVDATAETDKLGRLVNHSRNGNLVARVIEVGTTPHLVLTAKENISIGVEVTYDYGDRSREAIRHHPWLAL, from the exons ATGATCATAAAACACAGCATATGCCAATTGTgtctatataatttaataataatgtatcGTTGTTGGATCTGGATGAGCAATGGCGGTATATCCG GAATACGAAAACAAAGAACGCAAAAAGAACAAATGAAAAGTATGATTTGTACAAGAGCTACTATAAAATCGAcgcaatgtaataatataaattctcCGATGAAAAAAGAAGCCAAATTAAGTAATAGTATAGATATAAAAACTGATAATTTAGACGAAACACGTAGAGCGACCGAATGTAAATCACCCGTACATATAGGTTCATATTTCTATGCGTCA ATTACagatgtaaaaaataaaacttccATAGTAGATATCAAAGAAAGATTCTATGCTGAAgaacaaattaatttacaaaatgacaTTCGCACTGATGTTGGTCACTTTAGAACAGATG aaacgcCCGTAGCTGTACCTATTCACAGCCCATCGACTCCACACAGAATAAATATGCCGAACAATCAACTAGAAGATACAGACGAAGGAAACGGTAACAATAGCAAGCATAATAAACCAATAAATCAGGCTCCAGAGGTTAATTCGGTACAACAAGCTTTCAAAAAGCCTGCTAATCGTGGTCGTAGAAAATTAAATAGCAACCAAACTATCGGTCAACGTTCAACAAATTCTTCAaacgataaaaatacaaatcATAAGCTTACCGATTATTATCCTGTGCGCCGTAGTATAAGAAAATCGAAAAAAGCTGTACTAGAGGAGAAACAACGTGATATGGAAAACAAAGTGCTTTGTCAAGTGGAGGAAGGTTTAGAG GTAAGACATTTTGCCGGTAAAGGTCGTGGCGTTGTAACAACGCGAGAATTTATGAAAGGAGAATTCGTTGTGGAATATATTGGTGAATTGATTGACCAAGTAACAGCAAAGAAACGAGAAAAGATATACGCACAAGATCAAAACACCGGatgttatatgtattattttcaaCATCGTAATCATCAGTATTG TGTCGATGCAACAGCAGAGACTGATAAGTTAGGTAGATTAGTTAATCATTCAAGAAACGGTAACTTAGTTGCACGAGTAATAGAAGTAGGTACGACACCTCATCTGGTACTTACGGCGAAAGAGAACATATCTATCGGGGTAGAAGTAACGTACGATTATGGAGATCGAAGTCGTGAAGCTATTCGTCATCATCCATGGTTGGCATTATAG
- the LOC100883956 gene encoding uncharacterized protein LOC100883956 isoform X3, with amino-acid sequence MNVDNINVEDEDVVIQGTSLYEHLYKLGYMDFESVLIPKSTIKCEERKSKLAGFLYTVKNSLKWLTIVGLKIIQDDDLSNKQIETILNAKVLLNDHAFAIHNFCEKYKLKSWRSTLFQFVSFGALLSSSVYISCNTRYKYLTSFFTSVVLSYISYMKCLRMQACKNLKSFVILQGDLFDVCKKGLKILKYGYKIKLDKGKSAQKFYNLTAERLRYLQPIVENIVICLEHTSYIYYSTSLILLKLLPPNVACEDLLTRLKSASLAIRGEINYQKLKTLYHTYVLTQSEMLYLLAIAYDNYIWQQSYSKIPELKLICIIRHLTRCLSVHKRKLSEVIDVYYSFKAEPMQYKYKGPLSSQWQDLYMHAYLASNKLQLAYNHILSVLQDIDNISETVTYKDAMENIEKELNMAQKDIENAKEFVEFSSLFLIKTQISNYTNNHIETNIPTSAADSDTIIIDNSEPQILDEVFEEYIKEEYLKPLIDESDEISLYNYKRDKSLIKSFMSELKDVLVDKQKSMSERESKALERMYKHVMKETASDVQHYRVPTPPPMPSLNTPSPAPNYIGINETSEILEKTNWTKILLKRN; translated from the exons ATGAACGTCGATAATATCAATGTTGAAGATGAAGACGTGGTAATACAG GGCACTTCCCTGTatgaacatttatataaattaggttatatgGATTTTGAAAGCGTATTAATACCTAAATCTACGATCAAATGCGAAGAAAGGAAATCCAAATTAGCT GGTTTTTTATATACTGTAAAAAACAGCTTGAAATGGTTAACTATTGtaggtttaaaaataattcag gATGATGATTTATCTAACAAACAGATAGAAACCATTTTAAACGCAAAGGTGCTTTTAAACGATCATGCATTTGCGATACATAATTTTTGCGAAAAGTACAAGTTAAAATCATGGAG GTCTACATTGTTTCAATTCGTTTCGTTTGGTGCACTCTTATCATCTTCAGTTTACATTTCATGTAACACTCGATATAAATATCTAACCAGTTTTTTCACGTCAGTTGTATTATCTTACATTAGTTACATGAAATGTTTGAGAATGCAGGcatgcaaaaatttaaaatctttcgtAATCTTACAAGGTGACTTGTTTGATGTTTGTAAAAAgggattgaaaattttgaaatatggataTAAAATAAAGTTAGACAAAGGGAAAAGTGCTCAAAAATTTTA TAATCTTACAGCAGAAAGACTGAGATATTTGCAACCTATAGTAGAAAATATTGTAATCTGTTTGGAACATACttcgtatatttattattctacttCTTTAATTCTTCTAAAGTTATTACCACCAAATGTTGCTTGCGAAGATTTGTTAACAAGATTGAAATCTGCATCTCTTGCGATACGTGGtgaaataaattatcaaaaattgaaG actTTATATCACACCTACGTTCTTACGCAATCAgaaatgttatatttattagctATTGCTTATGATAATTATATATGGCAACAATCTTACAGTAAAATTcctgaattaaaattaatttgcattATACGACATTTAACAAGATGTTTGTCAGTACATAAAAGGAAATTGTCAGAAGTCATTGATGTTTACTATAGTTTCAAAGCAGAACCAATGCAATACAAATACAA aggACCACTTTCGTCACAGTGGCAAGATTTATACATGCATGCATATTTAGCATCGAATAAGTTACAATTAGCTTACAATCATATATTATCGGTACTTCAggatatcgataatattagcgaAACTGTGACATATAAAGATGCgatggaaaatatagaaaaagagTTGAACATGGCTCAAAAGGACATTGAAAATGCAAAAGAGTTTGTTGAATTTAGTAGTTTATTCCTTATAAAAACACAAATCAGTAATTACACGAATAATCATATAGAGACAAATATTCCAACTTCAGCTGCAGATTCTGATACCATTATTATAGATAACTCGGAACCACAAATTCTAGACGAAGTTTTCGAAGAATATATTAAAGAAGAATATTTAAAGCCTTTAATCGACGAAAGCGACGAAATTTCATTATACAACTATAAACGAGACAAATcgttaattaaaagtttcatgTCCGAATTAAAGGATGTTTTAGTGGATAAACAAAAATCGATGTCTGAGAGAGAATCGAAAGCCCTTGAACGAATGTATAAACATGTAATGAAGGAAACCGCCTCTGATGTTCAGCATTATCGGGTTCCTACACCTCCGCCGATGCCTTCGCTTAATACACCTTCGCCAGCGCCTAATTATATTGGAATTAATGAAACTAGTG AAATTTTAGAGAAAACCAATTGGACGAAGATCCTACTGAAGAGAAATTAG
- the Set8 gene encoding SET domain containing 8 isoform X3: protein MIIKHSICQLCLYNLIIMYRCWIWMSNGGISGIRKQRTQKEQMKSMICTRATIKSTQCNNINSPMKKEAKLSNSIDIKTDNLDETRRATECKSPVHIGSYFYASITDVKNKTSIVDIKERFYAEEQINLQNDIRTDVGHFRTDETPVAVPIHSPSTPHRINMPNNQLEDTDEGNGNNSKHNKPINQAPEVNSVQQAFKKPANRGRRKLNSNQTIGQRSTNSSNDKNTNHKLTDYYPVRRSIRKSKKAVLEEKQRDMENKVLCQVEEGLEVRHFAGKGRGVVTTREFMKGEFVVEYIGELIDQVTAKKREKIYAQDQNTGCYMYYFQHRNHQYC from the exons ATGATCATAAAACACAGCATATGCCAATTGTgtctatataatttaataataatgtatcGTTGTTGGATCTGGATGAGCAATGGCGGTATATCCG GAATACGAAAACAAAGAACGCAAAAAGAACAAATGAAAAGTATGATTTGTACAAGAGCTACTATAAAATCGAcgcaatgtaataatataaattctcCGATGAAAAAAGAAGCCAAATTAAGTAATAGTATAGATATAAAAACTGATAATTTAGACGAAACACGTAGAGCGACCGAATGTAAATCACCCGTACATATAGGTTCATATTTCTATGCGTCA ATTACagatgtaaaaaataaaacttccATAGTAGATATCAAAGAAAGATTCTATGCTGAAgaacaaattaatttacaaaatgacaTTCGCACTGATGTTGGTCACTTTAGAACAGATG aaacgcCCGTAGCTGTACCTATTCACAGCCCATCGACTCCACACAGAATAAATATGCCGAACAATCAACTAGAAGATACAGACGAAGGAAACGGTAACAATAGCAAGCATAATAAACCAATAAATCAGGCTCCAGAGGTTAATTCGGTACAACAAGCTTTCAAAAAGCCTGCTAATCGTGGTCGTAGAAAATTAAATAGCAACCAAACTATCGGTCAACGTTCAACAAATTCTTCAaacgataaaaatacaaatcATAAGCTTACCGATTATTATCCTGTGCGCCGTAGTATAAGAAAATCGAAAAAAGCTGTACTAGAGGAGAAACAACGTGATATGGAAAACAAAGTGCTTTGTCAAGTGGAGGAAGGTTTAGAG GTAAGACATTTTGCCGGTAAAGGTCGTGGCGTTGTAACAACGCGAGAATTTATGAAAGGAGAATTCGTTGTGGAATATATTGGTGAATTGATTGACCAAGTAACAGCAAAGAAACGAGAAAAGATATACGCACAAGATCAAAACACCGGatgttatatgtattattttcaaCATCGTAATCATCAGTATTG ttga
- the LOC100883956 gene encoding uncharacterized protein LOC100883956 isoform X4 produces the protein MNVDNINVEDEDVVIQGTSLYEHLYKLGYMDFESVLIPKSTIKCEERKSKLAGFLYTVKNSLKWLTIVGLKIIQDDDLSNKQIETILNAKVLLNDHAFAIHNFCEKYKLKSWSNLTAERLRYLQPIVENIVICLEHTSYIYYSTSLILLKLLPPNVACEDLLTRLKSASLAIRGEINYQKLKTLYHTYVLTQSEMLYLLAIAYDNYIWQQSYSKIPELKLICIIRHLTRCLSVHKRKLSEVIDVYYSFKAEPMQYKYKGPLSSQWQDLYMHAYLASNKLQLAYNHILSVLQDIDNISETVTYKDAMENIEKELNMAQKDIENAKEFVEFSSLFLIKTQISNYTNNHIETNIPTSAADSDTIIIDNSEPQILDEVFEEYIKEEYLKPLIDESDEISLYNYKRDKSLIKSFMSELKDVLVDKQKSMSERESKALERMYKHVMKETASDVQHYRVPTPPPMPSLNTPSPAPNYIGINETSGNSTDRLQLNEISEKSDIIKLMSECQRNFRENQLDEDPTEEKLESTVITLPKPKEFSSFFPPPFLKADEETFIGSGENSEDDEIINVANDQ, from the exons ATGAACGTCGATAATATCAATGTTGAAGATGAAGACGTGGTAATACAG GGCACTTCCCTGTatgaacatttatataaattaggttatatgGATTTTGAAAGCGTATTAATACCTAAATCTACGATCAAATGCGAAGAAAGGAAATCCAAATTAGCT GGTTTTTTATATACTGTAAAAAACAGCTTGAAATGGTTAACTATTGtaggtttaaaaataattcag gATGATGATTTATCTAACAAACAGATAGAAACCATTTTAAACGCAAAGGTGCTTTTAAACGATCATGCATTTGCGATACATAATTTTTGCGAAAAGTACAAGTTAAAATCATGGAG TAATCTTACAGCAGAAAGACTGAGATATTTGCAACCTATAGTAGAAAATATTGTAATCTGTTTGGAACATACttcgtatatttattattctacttCTTTAATTCTTCTAAAGTTATTACCACCAAATGTTGCTTGCGAAGATTTGTTAACAAGATTGAAATCTGCATCTCTTGCGATACGTGGtgaaataaattatcaaaaattgaaG actTTATATCACACCTACGTTCTTACGCAATCAgaaatgttatatttattagctATTGCTTATGATAATTATATATGGCAACAATCTTACAGTAAAATTcctgaattaaaattaatttgcattATACGACATTTAACAAGATGTTTGTCAGTACATAAAAGGAAATTGTCAGAAGTCATTGATGTTTACTATAGTTTCAAAGCAGAACCAATGCAATACAAATACAA aggACCACTTTCGTCACAGTGGCAAGATTTATACATGCATGCATATTTAGCATCGAATAAGTTACAATTAGCTTACAATCATATATTATCGGTACTTCAggatatcgataatattagcgaAACTGTGACATATAAAGATGCgatggaaaatatagaaaaagagTTGAACATGGCTCAAAAGGACATTGAAAATGCAAAAGAGTTTGTTGAATTTAGTAGTTTATTCCTTATAAAAACACAAATCAGTAATTACACGAATAATCATATAGAGACAAATATTCCAACTTCAGCTGCAGATTCTGATACCATTATTATAGATAACTCGGAACCACAAATTCTAGACGAAGTTTTCGAAGAATATATTAAAGAAGAATATTTAAAGCCTTTAATCGACGAAAGCGACGAAATTTCATTATACAACTATAAACGAGACAAATcgttaattaaaagtttcatgTCCGAATTAAAGGATGTTTTAGTGGATAAACAAAAATCGATGTCTGAGAGAGAATCGAAAGCCCTTGAACGAATGTATAAACATGTAATGAAGGAAACCGCCTCTGATGTTCAGCATTATCGGGTTCCTACACCTCCGCCGATGCCTTCGCTTAATACACCTTCGCCAGCGCCTAATTATATTGGAATTAATGAAACTAGTGGTAATTCGACTGATAGGTTGCAATTGAATGAAATATCTGAGAAATCCGATATCATAAAATTAATGTCTGAATGCCAAAGAAATTTTAGAGAAAACCAATTGGACGAAGATCCTACTGAAGAGAAATTAGAAAGCACAGTTATAACTTTACCAAAACCTAAAGAATTTTCATCATTCTTTCCACCACCGTTTTTAAAAGCTGACGAAGAAACGTTTATAGGTAGCGGCGAAAATTCCGAAGACGATGAAATTATTAACGTTGCAAACGATCAGTGA
- the Set8 gene encoding SET domain containing 8 isoform X2, whose translation MRIINSKFVRCVEKSRDNMSKGIRKQRTQKEQMKSMICTRATIKSTQCNNINSPMKKEAKLSNSIDIKTDNLDETRRATECKSPVHIGSYFYASITDVKNKTSIVDIKERFYAEEQINLQNDIRTDVGHFRTDETPVAVPIHSPSTPHRINMPNNQLEDTDEGNGNNSKHNKPINQAPEVNSVQQAFKKPANRGRRKLNSNQTIGQRSTNSSNDKNTNHKLTDYYPVRRSIRKSKKAVLEEKQRDMENKVLCQVEEGLEVRHFAGKGRGVVTTREFMKGEFVVEYIGELIDQVTAKKREKIYAQDQNTGCYMYYFQHRNHQYCVDATAETDKLGRLVNHSRNGNLVARVIEVGTTPHLVLTAKENISIGVEVTYDYGDRSREAIRHHPWLAL comes from the exons ATGAGAataataaattcgaaatttgttCGTTGTGTGGAAAAATCAAGGGATAACATGTCGAAAG GAATACGAAAACAAAGAACGCAAAAAGAACAAATGAAAAGTATGATTTGTACAAGAGCTACTATAAAATCGAcgcaatgtaataatataaattctcCGATGAAAAAAGAAGCCAAATTAAGTAATAGTATAGATATAAAAACTGATAATTTAGACGAAACACGTAGAGCGACCGAATGTAAATCACCCGTACATATAGGTTCATATTTCTATGCGTCA ATTACagatgtaaaaaataaaacttccATAGTAGATATCAAAGAAAGATTCTATGCTGAAgaacaaattaatttacaaaatgacaTTCGCACTGATGTTGGTCACTTTAGAACAGATG aaacgcCCGTAGCTGTACCTATTCACAGCCCATCGACTCCACACAGAATAAATATGCCGAACAATCAACTAGAAGATACAGACGAAGGAAACGGTAACAATAGCAAGCATAATAAACCAATAAATCAGGCTCCAGAGGTTAATTCGGTACAACAAGCTTTCAAAAAGCCTGCTAATCGTGGTCGTAGAAAATTAAATAGCAACCAAACTATCGGTCAACGTTCAACAAATTCTTCAaacgataaaaatacaaatcATAAGCTTACCGATTATTATCCTGTGCGCCGTAGTATAAGAAAATCGAAAAAAGCTGTACTAGAGGAGAAACAACGTGATATGGAAAACAAAGTGCTTTGTCAAGTGGAGGAAGGTTTAGAG GTAAGACATTTTGCCGGTAAAGGTCGTGGCGTTGTAACAACGCGAGAATTTATGAAAGGAGAATTCGTTGTGGAATATATTGGTGAATTGATTGACCAAGTAACAGCAAAGAAACGAGAAAAGATATACGCACAAGATCAAAACACCGGatgttatatgtattattttcaaCATCGTAATCATCAGTATTG TGTCGATGCAACAGCAGAGACTGATAAGTTAGGTAGATTAGTTAATCATTCAAGAAACGGTAACTTAGTTGCACGAGTAATAGAAGTAGGTACGACACCTCATCTGGTACTTACGGCGAAAGAGAACATATCTATCGGGGTAGAAGTAACGTACGATTATGGAGATCGAAGTCGTGAAGCTATTCGTCATCATCCATGGTTGGCATTATAG
- the LOC100883956 gene encoding uncharacterized protein LOC100883956 isoform X2 — protein sequence MNVDNINVEDEDVVIQGTSLYEHLYKLGYMDFESVLIPKSTIKCEERKSKLAGFLYTVKNSLKWLTIDDDLSNKQIETILNAKVLLNDHAFAIHNFCEKYKLKSWRSTLFQFVSFGALLSSSVYISCNTRYKYLTSFFTSVVLSYISYMKCLRMQACKNLKSFVILQGDLFDVCKKGLKILKYGYKIKLDKGKSAQKFYNLTAERLRYLQPIVENIVICLEHTSYIYYSTSLILLKLLPPNVACEDLLTRLKSASLAIRGEINYQKLKTLYHTYVLTQSEMLYLLAIAYDNYIWQQSYSKIPELKLICIIRHLTRCLSVHKRKLSEVIDVYYSFKAEPMQYKYKGPLSSQWQDLYMHAYLASNKLQLAYNHILSVLQDIDNISETVTYKDAMENIEKELNMAQKDIENAKEFVEFSSLFLIKTQISNYTNNHIETNIPTSAADSDTIIIDNSEPQILDEVFEEYIKEEYLKPLIDESDEISLYNYKRDKSLIKSFMSELKDVLVDKQKSMSERESKALERMYKHVMKETASDVQHYRVPTPPPMPSLNTPSPAPNYIGINETSGNSTDRLQLNEISEKSDIIKLMSECQRNFRENQLDEDPTEEKLESTVITLPKPKEFSSFFPPPFLKADEETFIGSGENSEDDEIINVANDQ from the exons ATGAACGTCGATAATATCAATGTTGAAGATGAAGACGTGGTAATACAG GGCACTTCCCTGTatgaacatttatataaattaggttatatgGATTTTGAAAGCGTATTAATACCTAAATCTACGATCAAATGCGAAGAAAGGAAATCCAAATTAGCT GGTTTTTTATATACTGTAAAAAACAGCTTGAAATGGTTAACTATT gATGATGATTTATCTAACAAACAGATAGAAACCATTTTAAACGCAAAGGTGCTTTTAAACGATCATGCATTTGCGATACATAATTTTTGCGAAAAGTACAAGTTAAAATCATGGAG GTCTACATTGTTTCAATTCGTTTCGTTTGGTGCACTCTTATCATCTTCAGTTTACATTTCATGTAACACTCGATATAAATATCTAACCAGTTTTTTCACGTCAGTTGTATTATCTTACATTAGTTACATGAAATGTTTGAGAATGCAGGcatgcaaaaatttaaaatctttcgtAATCTTACAAGGTGACTTGTTTGATGTTTGTAAAAAgggattgaaaattttgaaatatggataTAAAATAAAGTTAGACAAAGGGAAAAGTGCTCAAAAATTTTA TAATCTTACAGCAGAAAGACTGAGATATTTGCAACCTATAGTAGAAAATATTGTAATCTGTTTGGAACATACttcgtatatttattattctacttCTTTAATTCTTCTAAAGTTATTACCACCAAATGTTGCTTGCGAAGATTTGTTAACAAGATTGAAATCTGCATCTCTTGCGATACGTGGtgaaataaattatcaaaaattgaaG actTTATATCACACCTACGTTCTTACGCAATCAgaaatgttatatttattagctATTGCTTATGATAATTATATATGGCAACAATCTTACAGTAAAATTcctgaattaaaattaatttgcattATACGACATTTAACAAGATGTTTGTCAGTACATAAAAGGAAATTGTCAGAAGTCATTGATGTTTACTATAGTTTCAAAGCAGAACCAATGCAATACAAATACAA aggACCACTTTCGTCACAGTGGCAAGATTTATACATGCATGCATATTTAGCATCGAATAAGTTACAATTAGCTTACAATCATATATTATCGGTACTTCAggatatcgataatattagcgaAACTGTGACATATAAAGATGCgatggaaaatatagaaaaagagTTGAACATGGCTCAAAAGGACATTGAAAATGCAAAAGAGTTTGTTGAATTTAGTAGTTTATTCCTTATAAAAACACAAATCAGTAATTACACGAATAATCATATAGAGACAAATATTCCAACTTCAGCTGCAGATTCTGATACCATTATTATAGATAACTCGGAACCACAAATTCTAGACGAAGTTTTCGAAGAATATATTAAAGAAGAATATTTAAAGCCTTTAATCGACGAAAGCGACGAAATTTCATTATACAACTATAAACGAGACAAATcgttaattaaaagtttcatgTCCGAATTAAAGGATGTTTTAGTGGATAAACAAAAATCGATGTCTGAGAGAGAATCGAAAGCCCTTGAACGAATGTATAAACATGTAATGAAGGAAACCGCCTCTGATGTTCAGCATTATCGGGTTCCTACACCTCCGCCGATGCCTTCGCTTAATACACCTTCGCCAGCGCCTAATTATATTGGAATTAATGAAACTAGTGGTAATTCGACTGATAGGTTGCAATTGAATGAAATATCTGAGAAATCCGATATCATAAAATTAATGTCTGAATGCCAAAGAAATTTTAGAGAAAACCAATTGGACGAAGATCCTACTGAAGAGAAATTAGAAAGCACAGTTATAACTTTACCAAAACCTAAAGAATTTTCATCATTCTTTCCACCACCGTTTTTAAAAGCTGACGAAGAAACGTTTATAGGTAGCGGCGAAAATTCCGAAGACGATGAAATTATTAACGTTGCAAACGATCAGTGA
- the LOC100883956 gene encoding uncharacterized protein LOC100883956 isoform X1: MNVDNINVEDEDVVIQGTSLYEHLYKLGYMDFESVLIPKSTIKCEERKSKLAGFLYTVKNSLKWLTIVGLKIIQDDDLSNKQIETILNAKVLLNDHAFAIHNFCEKYKLKSWRSTLFQFVSFGALLSSSVYISCNTRYKYLTSFFTSVVLSYISYMKCLRMQACKNLKSFVILQGDLFDVCKKGLKILKYGYKIKLDKGKSAQKFYNLTAERLRYLQPIVENIVICLEHTSYIYYSTSLILLKLLPPNVACEDLLTRLKSASLAIRGEINYQKLKTLYHTYVLTQSEMLYLLAIAYDNYIWQQSYSKIPELKLICIIRHLTRCLSVHKRKLSEVIDVYYSFKAEPMQYKYKGPLSSQWQDLYMHAYLASNKLQLAYNHILSVLQDIDNISETVTYKDAMENIEKELNMAQKDIENAKEFVEFSSLFLIKTQISNYTNNHIETNIPTSAADSDTIIIDNSEPQILDEVFEEYIKEEYLKPLIDESDEISLYNYKRDKSLIKSFMSELKDVLVDKQKSMSERESKALERMYKHVMKETASDVQHYRVPTPPPMPSLNTPSPAPNYIGINETSGNSTDRLQLNEISEKSDIIKLMSECQRNFRENQLDEDPTEEKLESTVITLPKPKEFSSFFPPPFLKADEETFIGSGENSEDDEIINVANDQ, from the exons ATGAACGTCGATAATATCAATGTTGAAGATGAAGACGTGGTAATACAG GGCACTTCCCTGTatgaacatttatataaattaggttatatgGATTTTGAAAGCGTATTAATACCTAAATCTACGATCAAATGCGAAGAAAGGAAATCCAAATTAGCT GGTTTTTTATATACTGTAAAAAACAGCTTGAAATGGTTAACTATTGtaggtttaaaaataattcag gATGATGATTTATCTAACAAACAGATAGAAACCATTTTAAACGCAAAGGTGCTTTTAAACGATCATGCATTTGCGATACATAATTTTTGCGAAAAGTACAAGTTAAAATCATGGAG GTCTACATTGTTTCAATTCGTTTCGTTTGGTGCACTCTTATCATCTTCAGTTTACATTTCATGTAACACTCGATATAAATATCTAACCAGTTTTTTCACGTCAGTTGTATTATCTTACATTAGTTACATGAAATGTTTGAGAATGCAGGcatgcaaaaatttaaaatctttcgtAATCTTACAAGGTGACTTGTTTGATGTTTGTAAAAAgggattgaaaattttgaaatatggataTAAAATAAAGTTAGACAAAGGGAAAAGTGCTCAAAAATTTTA TAATCTTACAGCAGAAAGACTGAGATATTTGCAACCTATAGTAGAAAATATTGTAATCTGTTTGGAACATACttcgtatatttattattctacttCTTTAATTCTTCTAAAGTTATTACCACCAAATGTTGCTTGCGAAGATTTGTTAACAAGATTGAAATCTGCATCTCTTGCGATACGTGGtgaaataaattatcaaaaattgaaG actTTATATCACACCTACGTTCTTACGCAATCAgaaatgttatatttattagctATTGCTTATGATAATTATATATGGCAACAATCTTACAGTAAAATTcctgaattaaaattaatttgcattATACGACATTTAACAAGATGTTTGTCAGTACATAAAAGGAAATTGTCAGAAGTCATTGATGTTTACTATAGTTTCAAAGCAGAACCAATGCAATACAAATACAA aggACCACTTTCGTCACAGTGGCAAGATTTATACATGCATGCATATTTAGCATCGAATAAGTTACAATTAGCTTACAATCATATATTATCGGTACTTCAggatatcgataatattagcgaAACTGTGACATATAAAGATGCgatggaaaatatagaaaaagagTTGAACATGGCTCAAAAGGACATTGAAAATGCAAAAGAGTTTGTTGAATTTAGTAGTTTATTCCTTATAAAAACACAAATCAGTAATTACACGAATAATCATATAGAGACAAATATTCCAACTTCAGCTGCAGATTCTGATACCATTATTATAGATAACTCGGAACCACAAATTCTAGACGAAGTTTTCGAAGAATATATTAAAGAAGAATATTTAAAGCCTTTAATCGACGAAAGCGACGAAATTTCATTATACAACTATAAACGAGACAAATcgttaattaaaagtttcatgTCCGAATTAAAGGATGTTTTAGTGGATAAACAAAAATCGATGTCTGAGAGAGAATCGAAAGCCCTTGAACGAATGTATAAACATGTAATGAAGGAAACCGCCTCTGATGTTCAGCATTATCGGGTTCCTACACCTCCGCCGATGCCTTCGCTTAATACACCTTCGCCAGCGCCTAATTATATTGGAATTAATGAAACTAGTGGTAATTCGACTGATAGGTTGCAATTGAATGAAATATCTGAGAAATCCGATATCATAAAATTAATGTCTGAATGCCAAAGAAATTTTAGAGAAAACCAATTGGACGAAGATCCTACTGAAGAGAAATTAGAAAGCACAGTTATAACTTTACCAAAACCTAAAGAATTTTCATCATTCTTTCCACCACCGTTTTTAAAAGCTGACGAAGAAACGTTTATAGGTAGCGGCGAAAATTCCGAAGACGATGAAATTATTAACGTTGCAAACGATCAGTGA